AAGATTGTTATCTTAAAAAGCTATATTACTTTTTGTattgtgttatttgttttgtgtgttgtGTATtagttaattttgtttaattgcaagcaacagaaagCAAATCTGTTTAACTTAAATGAATGTTGAAGACCAGCATCAGCTCTGAGGTGTCTAGGTAGAAGGAATTGATATATGGTCTTTTCAGGATGCCATACTTCCACTGATTTTTGGTTTTCTATCTCTGCTCAAGGTTTAAATTTCAGTAAGAGAGTATTGAGTTGGTCTGTTTTGGGCACAATGCCCACCCTTTTGCTGGGGAAAATGACAGGgcatgtaaaatgtaaaatacacttcctttcttttcccagagAGAAATGTAAACTGTTTCAGATGTTATTGTTGATTTGCAGGAGCCCTTTAACTactttggatatgaatcctttgttcAGCTGTGACTGAGGTGCTGGGGGCCTATTTGCCACAGCATGCTTTAGTTTTCACTTTCACATTAAGTGAACGTTATAGAGGTACAACTCTGAAATGGTGATGCACAAGGCTGTCTTCTAAGCTAAAGCTACCTGGCTTCCCTGACAAGATTGTAGACAAGGTTGCATCTACAGTTCAGTCTTGTCCTCATCCCTTCATGATCAATACCTGATTTTGTCTGTACGATGAGAGCACATGCCTCTGTCAAGGAAAGACTCCCATTCATAGAGACATATATAAATCTATATCTGAATGCCCAAACCCATGGATCTTTGCATTCTCTCCCTGTAAGAAGGCCACAAGGGAAGCTAAGTCTCACAAAGGAATGACAACTGAAAAATTTATCCTGAGAAATACAACCTTCAGGGGTACTAGAGGTTTCTGTCAGTTTTACCAGCCCTTTCTCTCCCTGTTGGCAAGCTACTCCTTGGGAAGCCACAACCTCAGAAGGTTGTGTGGTGAGCCTGAAGTCAGAGCAAGGGCATTGGTGCACGTTAAGAAGTGTCTCTCAGCTAAGAAACTTGAAGTACACTTACGCATCACGGGGATGGCTCTGCCAAAGAAGGctattttttccattcatcttcGCCAAGACTCCCTCTCTTCCAGACAGTGCTTGGGTGGGAACTATCAACACTTTCCTCTGACTCTCCTTTTCATATATTCCTGTGCTTAAATAAGCCCCCTCACTGCACATGATCTTTCTCCAAACACAGAATCATATAGTTGATTTGGTTTCTGCTTACTAAATTTCAGTCATATCCTGTTCACCTTAAATGTACACAgtgttgtatatcaattatatttcataaaactggaagaaaaaaataaattttagtcatATCCTAGTACTGTCTTCCAGAAGTTACATCGATATGAATTTCCTTGGAGTTTTGCCTGTTCCCAAACTTCCCAGACTCTTGATTTACACCCATATGGTCTGTGGATCTTAAAATTTATACTCAGATAATAAACTTATATCTTAAATATTAGGGCATATCCCACTGTAGACCCCGTGTTCTGacgttattttattatttttcccactcTTAAATAGTTTGCTCATTGCTGACAGGTGAATCATTGAGTTCATCAAAGCAGTCAGTGAAAAGGTTTCACACTAATTGCTAGATTCCGAGTTCAGCAAATTTTGTCTTGGTCTCAGTGTTCCTCTAACACCTATTTCATTTAAAGATGatactatttgtatattttgtaatgTTCTTTGTCTGCCACTCACTTTGGCAGTGTGCGTGCCTCTCTATCTCACAGACATCCATGACATAGTTGTGATTTCTACTCAACCTTTTCTGTGTCACTGGCTTCTGAGGTCTCCATGCCTCTTCCTTGCTAACTGATGGGAGTGAAAGACTCCTGTTTAGAAGACTGGCCTAGTCAGAAGATTTATGTATCCTCAGACACACTGATGAGCTCATTCAGGATTGTGTTATGTGCTAGGCCCCAGAAGACATTAAGATTGCTTTGAGTGAAGTGTGTAACACTCCCTGCAAGTGAGAAAATGTGGGATTTTGGAGGCCATCACCCAACGTCACTCTCCAactcccactctttttttttctcaaatgaaaatagctttacagtaattcttttctcataaaaagaatgtaggctgggggtgggagagggcagaactgaaagaacaaaaaagcattaagaaagaaaaaaacacactcaCTCCAGGTCTCCTTTTctgatggctttttcttttcagatctGGGACTAGATTTCAGAGGAAACGGTAGACATTTGTAGCTGGAAGGTGGGGAAGTGGAAGGAGAGGTTGCTGCCCCAGGAGCCTAGGGAAGGAAGAGGCAATTTTTCAAAAAGTACAAGTGGCCAGTAACCCCAGGGGAAGATGCTGTCCCTTTCTGGTAATCAGAGGAAGGCAAACACAACTACAGGGAGATGGGattagcaaagaagaaagagtaaCAAGGCCTGATATGGGGGAGGGAATGGAGGGGGGCGGGCCCTCTTCTGccgcactgctggtgggaggggaAATTGGGGACCCGAGTTGGTGGATGACGTAGCTCTCACGTGACCAAGAGCTGACGTGTGCAGAAGTCCTTCTTGTTCTGGTCGTTGTTCCCGTCTGAGTACCAGCTCCCCATTGCCCTGAGGGCGAGCGGGCCTGCAGCAGAggcaagaaggaggaggagaaggaaattgTCCCGGATCCCTGCAGGTCAGTGCCTGGGAGATTCCAGAAGGTGGGGGTGGCCGAGGGCGCAGGGCGGAGACCGTCGCGGGTCCTGGGGCGCCTCCATCGTCTCTCCCACTCGCCGCCGGCTTTCCAAGACATCTGTCCCGCCCGCAGCCCATTTCGTTGCTGCGAAATGGTGAGCAGCGGGGTGTTTGGGGAGGAGCTCAGAGATTGGGAGGTGGGAATCTGGTGGAACCGAGGCCATAATCTGGAAAGGGAGCTGCGGCCTGGGTGTTTGCCCCACGTACTCCAGGACAGTGCCGGCGGGGAAAGGctggacatggggaggggggggtgCAACGTGATGTGTCAGCAGAACCCCGAGAGGGGTCATAGGGGTGGGAAACCTTTGACAACCAGGCCTCCAAATTAGGAAAGAGTTTTCTGTTCTGGGGACCGGTCCGTCCACCAAGCACTCGGTAGCGGCTGTTTCCCGTCTTTCTGACTGTGACTGTGTCTTCCTGACCATGGCTCTGTGTCTTGTGGGTCCGAGCCTCTCCCGGGTTGCCAGTCTTTCCGTAGGTTGAGGCACTACACCAGGctagagaagaggaaggaaattaacCCCGATCGGTGAAGGTCGATTTGAGGGTAAGACCAAATGGGGACCCTAACAGGGgcggtggtgggggtggggagaaaacagAGATGGCAATAATCTAGGTTGGGTCTGAGTCTGAGTGTGTTTCTTGCACTCCCGGGACTGTGGCGAAATGGCgtgcgttgtgtgtgtgtgtgtgtgcgtgtgtgtgtgagcgcgcgcgcgtgtgtcgcggggggtggggtgggggagaatgaCAGAAGGGAAACCTATCAGATAGTTTGTTCATAATCCTCTTCTCTCAACAGCATTTAGTCCCCATGTTTTCGATCTGTCATCTTGCAGGTCTGCTGTAGCAGGTGGCACCACttgaagagagggaggaagtttCCTCAGATCAGTAGAGGTCGGTGTGGGCATGGGGGCTGCTTggaatgggggaggggttggAAATCGCCCGCGGTTGGACAGGCTCACCCAATCCTACCTTATTTCCCTAACATCCCTCCCATTTCAGGCTAGGGAAGGGGCAGGCACATGCATGGTTTGGATGGCATAGAGaggtttttttctaaaaaaaatctgACAGCCTAGATAGGTGAATCAGGAAAGCAAGGAATGAACAGTCAATCCATCAAGGCTTCAGTTCTCACTGGCTCTGGTCTCTGCCGATTGCAAGGGTTGTTGGGCGTGGCACACCtccaggggagggaagaaggggcaAACTGCCTGTCTGAAGGAGGTTAGTGCAAGGTGCCACTCCCTGGGAACACCCGAGGTTGGGGTGGCTGAGGGCCCAGCAGAGATTATGGGCTCCGTTGCCTTTATCTAGGCTTGGGGAGGGGCTGGACTGCGGAGGGTAGGGGGAGAGTGAAATGAGGAGGAAAGAGTTTGTTAACAATCTACATTTCCTGCCAAGAACTCATTTACTTATCCCTCTGTGCAACTCTCTGCATGGGACaacacagggagaagagaaactcaaaccccttttccttcctccaccccctaGGTCCGCCTCCAGAATCAGCTGTTGTGGCCTTGAAGTGGCTGAAGACAGTCATCCTCCGAAGGCCTGCACCCAGGCCAGGCCCAtagccctcctcccccagcctgtgACTACTCTGTTCCTTGGTCCCTGATATCGTCAGGGACGATTGCATGGGCTACGCCAGGAAAGTAGGCTGGGTGACTGCAGGACTGGTGATTGGGGCTGGTGCCTGCTATTGCATTTATAGACTGACCaggggaagaaaacagaacaagGAGAAAATGGCTGAGGGCGGGTCTGGGGATGTGGATGATGTTGGGGACTGTCCTGGGGCCAGGTACAATGACTggtctgatgatgatgatgacaacagTGAGAACAAAGGTATAGTATGGTACCCACCTTGGGCCCGGATTGGGACTGAGGCTGGGACCAGAGCTAGGGCCAGGGCAAGGGCCAGGGCTACCCGGGCCCGTCGGGCCGTGCAGAAAAGGGCTTCCCCCAATTCAGATGATACTATTTTGTCCCCCCAAGAATTGCAAAAAGTTCTTTGCTTGGTTGAGATGTCTGAAAAGCCTTATATTCTCGAAGCAGCTTTAATTGCCCTGGGTAACAATGCTGCTTACGCATTTAACAGAGATATTATTCGTGATCTGGGTGGTCTCCCAATTGTTGCAAAGATTCTCAATACTCGGGATCCCATAGTTAAGGAAAAGGCTTTAATTGTCCTAAATAACTTGAGTGTGAATGCTGAAAATCAGCGCAGGCTTAAGATATACATGAATCAAGTGTGTGATGACACAATCACTTCTCGCTTGAACTCATCTGTGCAGCTGGCGGGACTAAGATTGCTTACGAACATGACTGTTACTAATGAGTATCAGCACATGCTTGCTAATTCCATTTCAGACTTTTTTCGTTTATTTTCAGCaggaaatgaagaaaccaaaTTTCAGGTTTTGAAACTCCTTTTGAATTTGGCTGAAAATCCAGCCATGACTAGAGAACTGCTCAGGGCCCAAGTACCATCTTCACTGGGTTCCCTCTTTAATAAGAAGGAGAACAAAGAGGTGATTCTTAAACTTCTGGTCATATTTGAGAACATAAATGACAATTTTAAATGGGAGGAAAATGAACCTACTCAGAATCAGTTCAGCGAaggttcactttttttctttttgaaagaatttcaaGTGTGTGCTGATAAGATTCTGGGGATAGAAAGCCATCATGATTTTTTGGTGAAAGTAAAAGTTGGAAAATTCATGGCCAAACTGGCTGAGCATATGTTCCCAAAGAGCCAGGAATAACTTCTTGATTTTGTAGTTTAGAAGCAACACACATTGTAAACTATTCCTTTTCTCCACCTTGTTTATATGGTAAAGGAATCCTTTCAGCTGCCAATTTTGAGTAATGAATATCATATTGTATCATCAACGCTGATATTTATCTGAGTTGGTCTTCAGGTCTaagttggatgaatgaatatcaCTACCTGTTCTGAAAACAAGTTTGTTGCTTTTTATCTCACTGCCTagattgaaatatttttactatttcttctGCATAAGTGACAGTGAACCAATTCGTCATAAATAAGCTCCCTCCTGTCATGGGCATTGACTTAATTTGTGTATCATCAATAAAGTTGTGTGTTAatgctgggaaaaaaagaaagaaggaaaagaaaccacCCTTGTCTTTTGGTTTATAATTTAGTTGGAGAGATaagaaacatacaaacaaaaaaataacagaatatctCAAGCATATATTCATCGTCAAATATGTGCATtcagagcacagaggaagcaGAGGTTTCTGTGGGATACAATAGTCAGCTACAGATTTATGGAGGAAGTGGCCGTTTAAAATGAGTCCTCTTTGGGATAGGTAGTTAAGGCATTCCGTATGATGGGAGTGACAGGGGACTGGTGTGAGAAAGGCATGGAGGTAGGAACTCTTCCTATGACAGTAAGGGGGAGACTAGTCTACTTAGAGTGGAGAGTGTAAGGATGGGAAGTAAATAAGTTTGGAAAGCTGGCTGAAGCCAGTTTGTGGAGAACTGTTTGAATATTATCCCACTGAACACTGAGAGCCAGTAAATAATTTTGACTAGAAAGAATAATTGGAATTCATATAAAAGTTCCTCTCTCACCCACTGTGCAGTGTGCTTGAGGGTGTGGCAAAATGGATCCTTTCAAACCCTGGTGGTAGGAATGAGCTTACACTGGCACAAGGTTTGTGGAGGGCCATTTTGTAATACATATCATAagccttaaaaaatgtaaactctttgtcctaaggaaataattgatTCATTGGCCAAAAACTGTATGTACAAGGCTGTTCATCCCAGCAATGTGTGAAAtagtaaaaactggaaacaacttaaacAATTTAGCACActggattggttaaataaattaaggaatattCACATGGTATAAGATAAATATGTCACTTGCAATCCATATTGCCAGGGAACGATATTCATCATGCATTGTTAAGTGAGAAAGGTAGGTTAGATAGCAGTATTcatagtatgattccatttttttgaGAATATAAGACGTTTAAGTAGACACTAAAAACTCTGGAATTACAGACACCCAAATAGtaacagtggttatctttggGTGGAAGGATAGAGtaatctttacatttttactttttattcatctATGTGTTCTTATTTATCTAAAACAAATACtgaagttttccaaaatttttgaaaaagaaaagtgttggGAATGGAGCAGGTGATTGATTGGAGTATGTACTGagtggaaaaaatatttagattaaaCATGAGATGGGTTGAAGTTTTCTCTCTGAAATAATAGATGAGTGCTGAAGATGGGactcgtgaggattaaatgaagtaatacatGGGAAATACTTAGAATGTTCTGGCACATAGCAGTTAATTAAGAAAAGTGAGCACGCTTAATTCCCTGGAATTCAAGGTTCATAGCTTTTTTGGTTGACCTTTGTTTTGCTCGGGGCATTCTGCCACGTGTCAgcatcatttaataaataataacaacaataaagtTTAGCACTTATTAAGTGACCACTGTGTAGAGTGATGTCATTCCCACAAGGCAactgttaaaataatttctcaaagaaatagggttttcttatttctaaggACACAAAGTGTTTCATCAGACATGATCTCACCAGCCCTCACAACATATTCCTAGTCAGTTTGGAGATGTTATCCTGCTTTATACATGAGGCCAGGAAAGGGTAAAATCTCTGTTCAGTTATGATCTGGTTTTAGCCCCAGGCGTCCATATACTTACTCTAATGTTGCCTATAGTAGGCGAAAGGACCAAGGACTGGTTAGCTTAAAGTTGTTGGGTATGGTGACCCTATTGAATCATGAACACGTGGGGGCTAATTTGACATCAGTTTTAAGGGTGGGATGAGGATAAAGGGAACTAATATTTTTCTTGCTCTATTATTAGGCAGGAGAAAAAGATTTGGGAGGGGAAGCctaatccatttaaaataaattgagttTGAGGTAACTGTGTGACATCCAGATGGATACACCCTATTGTCACTTGAATGTATTGATCTGGCGCTCAGAGAAGACTAGGTTATAGATACAGATTTGGAGGCCACTGGAGGATGAATGATAATTGAGGACATTGGAGTGGATAAGATCCCCAGAGAGAAGGTGCAGAGAGTAAGAGTGGAGGGCTGCAGAAAGAACTGGGTAAGGGACTGTGGCAGCTGGGGAGAGAAGCATAGAATTGCAACTGTGGATACCCTTCCAGACACTTGTACTATCCATATACCTATATATTCTATACATCAAATTGGATGATACTGTAGATGAATTTTCAGAGcctgaattaaaatttttctactaaaaattattcattggaGATACTTAAGAAAATAGAGACAACAAGAACAAACTTGTCCCCTGACCCGGATCTGTATCTCGAACATCTAAAAAATATTCAGATCAAGCCATGTTAAACTTGGGGTGCTGAGTGACTTTTCTACATGGGGTGAGAAATGAGGTCAATTTGCGTAATAAAAAGCCACCGTGCAGCAGGGGCACAGGTCTGACCAGTGTCCATCTGCTCCTGCAGGTCTCTTTTCTCATCCAttcccattctcccctctccctccctcgcacttgtctttttatttcctccttctgaGAGACCATTGGCAGTAGTCTCTTTGTGCTTCTGTGTCTTTTGTGGGTGACCGCTTAATTACCATGACACCAGGTCATGCACCGGTGGGCATTTGATACAGAATAATATTTGTCATTGCTGTGGCAATACAGTGACCTGGGTGTGGCTGGATGCCAAGATTTTTTGGACCTTTGTTGAACAGAGACTGAGAAGGCACCAGTCTTAACGCATCACAGCCCTATGTGCACTGCATGTCATTTTGATGTCCCACACCTGGTATTGTTTGGCACGGAATCACCCAGACTTTGGTAAGTGCTGTGTGAGACAGATATGTGACTGCCTGGTCCAGGGAGGCCACAGGGCCGGCCCAGCCACACGCAGATGTCCTCATGCTTTCACATCGGAGGCTGCCACTCTCAAACATTTTGGGAAGGGCACAGTTCTGTGATTGTGGCAGCTCatcggggcagggagggggcagtgtCCTCTCTTTAGAGAGGATGGCA
This window of the Physeter macrocephalus isolate SW-GA chromosome 21, ASM283717v5, whole genome shotgun sequence genome carries:
- the ARMCX3 gene encoding armadillo repeat-containing X-linked protein 3, producing the protein MGYARKVGWVTAGLVIGAGACYCIYRLTRGRKQNKEKMAEGGSGDVDDVGDCPGARYNDWSDDDDDNSENKGIVWYPPWARIGTEAGTRARARARARATRARRAVQKRASPNSDDTILSPQELQKVLCLVEMSEKPYILEAALIALGNNAAYAFNRDIIRDLGGLPIVAKILNTRDPIVKEKALIVLNNLSVNAENQRRLKIYMNQVCDDTITSRLNSSVQLAGLRLLTNMTVTNEYQHMLANSISDFFRLFSAGNEETKFQVLKLLLNLAENPAMTRELLRAQVPSSLGSLFNKKENKEVILKLLVIFENINDNFKWEENEPTQNQFSEGSLFFFLKEFQVCADKILGIESHHDFLVKVKVGKFMAKLAEHMFPKSQE